From the genome of Deltaproteobacteria bacterium, one region includes:
- a CDS encoding TIGR00159 family protein, with protein MVEILDQFGFWAAVDIVIIAFIIYHTLLLIRGTRAAQMLTGILIVVATFLLSSIVPLTTLNWVMNKFYSSFIIIIIILFQDDIRHVLSRMGKKSFIPGSDTLSSSQILDEITRAAAALANKRIGALIVLERNIILSRYVEVGTLLDARVSKELLLSIFHPSSPIHDGAAIVQRGRISAAGCFLPLTRDENLDPNWGTRHRAAIGISQETDAIVVLVSEEGASISLVVEGKVSRKMEPKDLRKSLTDLLADERTGDDLDQEPRNGSGLLRYFKAGGRYR; from the coding sequence ATGGTTGAAATTCTCGATCAGTTCGGGTTTTGGGCCGCCGTCGATATCGTCATTATTGCCTTTATCATCTATCACACCCTGCTCCTCATCAGAGGTACTAGGGCAGCCCAAATGCTCACGGGCATTCTCATCGTGGTGGCAACCTTTCTCCTATCCTCTATTGTGCCGCTAACCACGCTTAACTGGGTGATGAACAAGTTCTATTCGTCGTTCATTATCATCATCATCATATTGTTTCAGGACGACATAAGGCACGTTCTTAGCCGCATGGGCAAAAAGTCATTTATCCCCGGCTCAGACACTTTATCGTCGAGTCAGATCTTAGACGAAATTACGCGTGCTGCGGCAGCTCTCGCCAATAAGAGAATTGGTGCCCTTATCGTGCTCGAGAGAAATATCATCTTGTCGCGGTATGTTGAGGTGGGCACGCTCCTTGATGCGCGTGTCTCCAAGGAACTTCTACTCTCTATCTTCCATCCGTCGTCACCCATTCACGATGGTGCTGCCATTGTTCAGCGTGGGCGCATCTCAGCTGCTGGCTGTTTCTTGCCGCTTACGCGCGACGAAAATCTAGATCCTAACTGGGGTACCAGGCACCGGGCAGCAATAGGGATTTCGCAAGAAACCGACGCGATAGTCGTACTCGTATCTGAAGAGGGGGCCTCAATTTCCCTTGTGGTCGAGGGTAAGGTGTCGCGTAAGATGGAGCCTAAAGATCTCCGCAAGTCCCTTACTGATCTTCTTGCTGATGAACGCACCGGCGATGACCTAGACCAGGAGCCACGCAACGGTAGCGGTCTATTGAGATATTTTAAAGCCGGAGGACGCTACCGATGA
- the folP gene encoding dihydropteroate synthase, with product MAAAAAGAASRKPLLMGVVNITPDSFSDGGRSFAPEKAMSHIERLVKEGADIVDLGAESTRPGATAIDKKEEWSRLEPVLNLLSRESLPVALSIDTRKPEIMMRAADYGVTWFNDVAGLADINDLRKLLRYSGMQYIAMHMPMTPDIMHMHPLGPRAALSAVDSFFAARLSTASDAGFDADCVWLDPGIGFGKTDAANAQLMQKVGDWSNTHQVAVGVSRKSLIGRTLDITTPEDRDAPSKMLEFGLIMLGARLVRTHQVAPLRHLVNLLTEAHHG from the coding sequence GTGGCGGCTGCGGCGGCTGGGGCCGCTAGCCGCAAACCTCTCCTGATGGGCGTGGTCAATATCACGCCCGACTCCTTCTCGGATGGTGGCCGTAGCTTCGCTCCAGAAAAAGCTATGAGCCACATAGAGCGTCTGGTCAAAGAAGGTGCCGATATCGTCGATCTTGGTGCTGAATCTACACGTCCCGGTGCCACTGCCATTGACAAAAAAGAAGAGTGGTCTCGTCTTGAACCCGTCTTGAATCTTCTCTCTCGTGAGTCTCTCCCGGTCGCTCTTAGTATCGATACCCGCAAGCCAGAAATTATGATGCGAGCCGCTGATTACGGTGTCACTTGGTTTAATGATGTAGCTGGTCTTGCCGATATCAATGATTTAAGAAAACTCCTTAGATACTCAGGAATGCAATATATCGCGATGCACATGCCTATGACCCCTGACATTATGCACATGCACCCGCTCGGTCCACGGGCCGCACTAAGTGCCGTCGATAGCTTTTTCGCGGCGCGTTTAAGCACTGCTAGTGATGCAGGTTTCGACGCGGATTGTGTATGGCTCGATCCCGGAATCGGTTTCGGCAAGACCGACGCGGCCAATGCACAGCTCATGCAAAAGGTTGGAGATTGGTCCAATACGCATCAGGTCGCGGTCGGGGTCTCGCGCAAATCTCTGATCGGCCGAACCCTTGATATTACCACTCCTGAGGACCGCGACGCCCCGTCAAAGATGCTTGAGTTTGGTCTCATCATGCTTGGTGCAAGACTCGTGCGCACGCACCAAGTTGCTCCGTTGCGCCATTTGGTAAACCTCCTAACGGAGGCTCATCATGGTTGA